Genomic window (Marinilabiliales bacterium):
TATACTCATTAACAATCTGCAAACAAGTTAAAATAACTGATGGATAAAGAAATAACGCCTCATTCAGAATAAGTAAAAGCGCCAGCATTGGTTAGCTTCTGAGTGAGGCTGATTATATTTTATCACTGGTGACGCATGTTAAAAGTACAATTTTTTTCCTACACGCGAAACCTCTGGTTTCATGGAACCGGCTCTTAGCTTAATCCCGGATAGCGGTTGGCTGCAGGTCGAAGACCTGTGGCCTGCTTCGCAATCTACCTCACCGACACGATAATCTCATTCCTTCTGTTAAAAAACTTGTAAGGGGAATTGTATCCCAGATAACGGAAGTCTCCGTAGAATTCAATGCCATTTTCGATCAACAGTTTCCGGAGCTTTTCTGACTGCTTCTTAATGTCATTGTCGGAGGCGTAGCCCGAAAACCTTATGACAGCCACATATTCATCTTTGGTCTCCTCTATAATCACCCTGGAATTATCAGGCTTCGGAAGGTTGTCGGGATTGTATGAAGACGGCATCACGAAGCTCATGGAAGAACGGTCTTCTGATATATTCATATGGACAGGGGCCGTCATGGATATCTTCGTCTCTGACTCATTGCCGCCAAAGATATAACCGGCCAGGGTCCTGAAACCCGGACGTGAGACCTCCCTGTAAGAGGCTGCATTCATATAGACCGTAGCCAGCGTGGCTGACGGATAGAACCGTATTTCAAACTCCTCATTTGAAGAGACAACGGTATACTTCTGCTCTTCTGTATTTCCTGATGCCATGGCTGTGGTTTGTATTAAAAGCACTGTTAAGAGTATTCGGATTATGTTGTTGTGTGTTTTCATAATGTCTAATATTTTGTTTAATATCTTAAACACAAAACAACGGGTTTAGTTCATTATATTAACCGCTTTAATAAAACACAAGACAAAAAGATCTGCTATATTACTGGGTATGGGAAGGCGGTATCGTTTTTTTTCCCCCGAAAGGGGTATTATTATAAAACTTCTTCCTGGTTTTTTTGTTATTATTTTCAATTGGAGGATTATATTTGATATGCCTTTCCAACAAGATGGCAAAATTTATAACGTAACCCATCTATGGCCGATGAGCTGCTGAAGGTTCTGCTCTATTTTGACATTTTCTCGTACCCCCTTACAAAGAGGGAGCTTATTGCCTATTCGGGTATTCCAGGCGGGGCCGGGGAAAGTGCAGATGCAGCTATTAAGATGCTGCAAAGGGAAGGGCTGATAAACCGGTTTGGGGGACTTTATTATGTGGGCGCCAACAGGCAGAATGTGGTCAGGCGGCTTAATGGCAACAACAGGGCAGTCGGAAGGATGAAGACGGCCAAAAGGTTCTCCCGGCTTATCTCCTGGTTCCCCTTCGTGAGGGGTGTATTTATATCCGGCTCTCTTTCAAAGGGCTTTGCGGCAAAGGAAGATGATATTGACTACTTCATAGTGACAGAGCCGGAACGGTTGTGG
Coding sequences:
- a CDS encoding heme-binding protein, with amino-acid sequence MASGNTEEQKYTVVSSNEEFEIRFYPSATLATVYMNAASYREVSRPGFRTLAGYIFGGNESETKISMTAPVHMNISEDRSSMSFVMPSSYNPDNLPKPDNSRVIIEETKDEYVAVIRFSGYASDNDIKKQSEKLRKLLIENGIEFYGDFRYLGYNSPYKFFNRRNEIIVSVR